Proteins from a genomic interval of Amycolatopsis sp. cg13:
- a CDS encoding nucleotide disphospho-sugar-binding domain-containing protein gives MRVLLLSSPSGSHLLPMIPVAWALRAAGHEVLVVGRPNVADTATRAGLSVKTIGDEFDGNAIWAELLPPGQRPIEAFGRGGEDSGGEATRAWSFLADQVVDEQIEFARGWAPDLIVADPFELSALLVGGVLGVPVVQHRWGVDVMGASALVSGRRFLAGTCARLGLDALPDPALVIDPCPPSLQTEAAAGGKAIRYVPFNGAARDVDIWPEHTSGPKVIATFGWHALALNSHRLLRSVLDAAAGLPAVTFAMTLGEKYREELGEIPANVVLIDPTPLHLVVGDCAAVVHQGGSGTGLTALAHAVPQVVLPGYMEEFDYGDVLAEAGAGVTLDTAEGQNDPETVRAALVKVLEDDGYREQARQLRAEIERTPAPAAVVAELEALAAR, from the coding sequence ATGAGAGTCCTGTTGCTCAGCAGTCCTTCCGGCAGTCACCTGCTTCCGATGATCCCGGTCGCCTGGGCGCTTCGCGCCGCGGGACACGAAGTCCTCGTCGTCGGCCGCCCGAACGTCGCGGACACCGCGACCCGCGCCGGCCTGTCGGTGAAGACGATCGGCGACGAGTTCGACGGCAACGCCATCTGGGCGGAACTCCTGCCGCCCGGCCAGCGTCCCATCGAGGCGTTCGGCCGCGGCGGCGAGGACTCCGGCGGCGAGGCGACGCGCGCGTGGTCGTTCCTCGCCGATCAGGTGGTGGACGAACAGATCGAGTTCGCCAGGGGGTGGGCTCCCGACCTGATCGTCGCCGACCCGTTCGAGCTCAGCGCGCTGCTCGTCGGCGGGGTGCTCGGCGTGCCCGTGGTGCAACACCGCTGGGGCGTCGACGTGATGGGCGCGTCCGCGCTCGTGTCCGGCCGCCGGTTCCTCGCCGGAACCTGCGCTCGCCTCGGCCTCGACGCGCTGCCCGATCCGGCGCTCGTCATCGACCCCTGCCCGCCCTCGCTGCAGACCGAAGCCGCAGCCGGCGGCAAAGCGATCCGTTACGTGCCCTTCAACGGCGCCGCCCGCGACGTCGACATCTGGCCTGAACACACGTCGGGCCCGAAGGTCATCGCGACCTTCGGCTGGCACGCGCTGGCGCTCAACAGCCACCGGCTGCTGCGTTCGGTGCTGGACGCCGCGGCCGGCCTCCCCGCGGTGACCTTCGCGATGACGCTGGGGGAGAAGTACCGCGAAGAACTCGGCGAGATCCCGGCCAACGTCGTGCTCATCGACCCGACTCCGCTGCATCTCGTCGTCGGCGACTGCGCCGCGGTGGTGCATCAGGGCGGCTCCGGCACCGGCCTCACCGCGCTGGCGCACGCCGTGCCGCAGGTCGTGCTCCCCGGCTACATGGAGGAATTCGACTACGGCGACGTTCTCGCCGAAGCCGGCGCCGGCGTTACCCTCGACACGGCCGAGGGGCAGAACGATCCGGAGACCGTGCGGGCTGCGCTGGTCAAAGTGCTCGAGGACGACGGCTACCGCGAACAAGCCCGGCAGCTGCGCGCCGAGATCGAGCGCACCCCGGCGCCGGCGGCCGTGGTGGCCGAACTCGAAGCGCTCGCCGCGCGGTAG
- a CDS encoding DNA-binding response regulator → MNGVRVLVGNASRLMLELLAGTLCAADGFTVVGVASGPASVLPAIRHYTPGVVIIGARGGAATGLTLTERVAAEAPWCKVVVVTVSLEEALRDQEALRDRAIERGATAVISMEHSLSQLIHVVQGAAGVGRVRAGADPVGSLARAELTKREQDILRLTWTGASVKEVARELCLAPGTVRNLTSGCMRKLDARNRFEAARIAMERHYL, encoded by the coding sequence GTGAATGGGGTACGCGTACTCGTCGGCAACGCCAGTCGGCTCATGCTCGAACTACTGGCGGGTACGTTGTGCGCCGCGGACGGGTTCACCGTGGTCGGAGTCGCCTCCGGTCCGGCGTCGGTGCTGCCCGCGATCAGGCACTACACGCCCGGGGTGGTGATCATCGGGGCGAGGGGCGGCGCCGCGACCGGTCTCACGTTGACCGAGCGGGTCGCGGCCGAGGCTCCGTGGTGCAAGGTCGTGGTGGTGACCGTGAGCCTGGAGGAGGCGCTGCGGGACCAGGAAGCGCTGCGGGACCGGGCGATCGAGAGGGGTGCCACCGCGGTCATTTCGATGGAACACTCGCTGTCGCAGCTGATCCACGTCGTCCAGGGCGCCGCGGGGGTCGGGCGGGTGCGCGCGGGGGCGGACCCGGTGGGGTCGCTGGCCCGTGCGGAACTGACGAAACGGGAGCAGGACATCCTCCGTCTCACGTGGACGGGTGCGTCGGTGAAGGAGGTGGCCCGGGAGTTGTGCCTGGCTCCGGGCACGGTGCGGAACCTGACTTCGGGATGCATGCGCAAGCTGGACGCGCGCAATCGGTTCGAAGCGGCCCGCATTGCCATGGAACGACATTATTTGTGA
- a CDS encoding glycosyltransferase has protein sequence MRILFVTWSAPGHFNPMVPLARACLAVGHEVRVAGPPSCRNPIVSAGLPAVVCGEDVDLSAIPTDGRLRAWDEPESWPMGWPQRPGLLGPAQTDALDCAADRQVVVAEAMLPQLIAFGRWWGADLVVADPLTFAGPVAAAALGVPLVSHGWEIGTVLHAERAGRGVHYREGYAQLFRSRGLEPQPASRVLVDPCPPSLVAGGEGVVRRVPIRHQSYTGSGAVPSWLVEPRERRRICLTGGIATGKIDGGQAKRVLADLIELTGDLDAEILLAGEQGTTAEPLPPRVREIGLVPFSLLLPSCDAVVHHGGTGTALCAVAAGVPQVVVPRSPIYGEVGHQIAAAGAGRVLPAGAERAALTSAIEEVLTDSRYPKALAGLRREIEDAPTPAAVAERLPEVAEAAAGARVGEPV, from the coding sequence ATGCGCATTCTGTTCGTGACATGGTCGGCGCCAGGGCATTTCAACCCCATGGTGCCGCTCGCGAGGGCCTGCCTCGCGGTCGGGCACGAGGTGCGGGTCGCGGGGCCTCCGTCGTGCCGGAACCCGATCGTCTCCGCGGGGCTGCCCGCGGTGGTGTGCGGGGAGGACGTGGATCTTTCCGCCATTCCGACCGACGGCCGGCTGCGCGCGTGGGACGAACCGGAGTCGTGGCCGATGGGCTGGCCGCAGCGGCCCGGGCTGCTCGGGCCGGCGCAGACGGACGCACTGGACTGCGCGGCCGACCGCCAGGTCGTGGTCGCCGAGGCGATGCTGCCCCAGCTGATCGCCTTCGGCCGCTGGTGGGGCGCGGACCTCGTGGTGGCCGACCCGCTCACGTTCGCCGGCCCGGTCGCGGCTGCCGCGCTCGGCGTGCCGCTGGTGTCGCACGGCTGGGAGATCGGCACGGTGCTGCACGCGGAGCGCGCCGGGCGCGGTGTGCACTACCGCGAGGGGTACGCGCAGCTGTTCCGCAGCCGCGGCCTCGAGCCGCAGCCCGCTTCGAGGGTGCTCGTCGACCCGTGCCCGCCCAGCCTCGTCGCGGGAGGCGAAGGCGTGGTGCGCCGGGTGCCGATCCGCCATCAGTCCTACACCGGGTCCGGGGCTGTCCCGTCGTGGCTCGTGGAACCGCGGGAGCGCAGGCGGATCTGCCTCACCGGCGGGATCGCGACCGGCAAGATCGACGGCGGCCAGGCCAAGCGCGTGCTCGCCGACCTGATCGAACTGACCGGTGACCTCGACGCGGAAATCCTGCTCGCCGGAGAACAGGGCACGACGGCCGAGCCGCTGCCGCCGCGGGTGCGCGAGATCGGGCTCGTGCCGTTTTCGCTGCTGCTGCCTTCGTGCGACGCGGTCGTGCACCACGGCGGGACCGGCACCGCGTTGTGCGCGGTGGCCGCCGGAGTTCCGCAGGTCGTGGTGCCGCGCTCGCCGATCTACGGCGAGGTGGGCCACCAGATCGCGGCCGCCGGTGCGGGCCGGGTGCTGCCGGCCGGCGCGGAGCGCGCGGCGCTGACCTCGGCGATCGAGGAGGTGCTCACGGATTCGCGCTATCCCAAGGCGCTCGCGGGGTTGCGGCGCGAGATCGAGGACGCCCCGACGCCCGCGGCGGTGGCCGAGCGGCTGCCTGAAGTCGCCGAAGCGGCGGCCGGCGCGCGGGTCGGCGAACCCGTTTGA
- a CDS encoding aminotransferase class I/II-fold pyridoxal phosphate-dependent enzyme, whose amino-acid sequence MTPPVLAALGGPPAFREPVHVGRPNVLDPDRVLELIRGALDSRWLTNFGPLVREFEQRVAELAGARYCVATTSATSGLQALLTASELTGEVIVPSFTYVATVHVLRLAGLTPVFCDIDEDTHNLDPREVERLVTPRTSAILGVHVWGRQCAVDELAKIADRHGLKLFYDAAHAFDCGYRDRGIGGYGNAAVFSFHATKFVNAFEGGAVVTDDEELAARVRATHFFGFDAENRVIGLGINAKMTEASGAMGLTSIEGLPTLRAVNRERFGCYTEDLAEVPGVRLIVPGPGEYSSHHFVVVEVDPASGLDRDLMAKALRAENVLVRKHFDPPCHRLEPYAHQRVRRPLPATERLSSRVMQLPTGLGISAEGVHRLCELIAALVEHAPRVRARLAG is encoded by the coding sequence GTGACGCCCCCGGTGCTCGCGGCGCTCGGCGGCCCGCCGGCGTTCCGCGAGCCGGTGCACGTCGGCAGGCCGAACGTGCTCGACCCCGACCGCGTCCTCGAACTCATCCGCGGTGCGCTGGACAGCCGGTGGCTGACCAACTTCGGCCCGCTCGTGCGCGAGTTCGAGCAGCGGGTCGCCGAACTGGCGGGCGCGCGCTACTGCGTGGCCACGACCAGCGCGACGTCCGGCCTCCAGGCGCTGCTCACGGCATCGGAGCTCACCGGCGAGGTCATCGTGCCCTCCTTCACCTACGTCGCCACCGTGCACGTGCTGCGGCTGGCCGGGCTGACGCCGGTGTTCTGCGACATCGACGAGGACACGCACAACCTCGACCCGCGCGAGGTCGAACGGCTGGTCACGCCGCGCACGTCCGCGATCCTCGGCGTGCACGTGTGGGGCCGCCAATGCGCGGTCGACGAACTGGCGAAGATCGCCGACCGGCACGGCCTCAAGCTGTTCTACGACGCCGCGCACGCCTTCGACTGCGGTTACCGCGACCGCGGGATCGGCGGATACGGAAACGCGGCGGTGTTCAGTTTTCACGCGACGAAGTTCGTCAACGCCTTCGAGGGCGGCGCCGTCGTGACCGACGACGAGGAGCTCGCGGCGCGCGTCCGGGCCACGCATTTCTTCGGCTTCGACGCCGAGAACCGCGTGATCGGGCTCGGCATCAACGCCAAGATGACCGAGGCGTCCGGTGCGATGGGGCTGACGTCGATCGAAGGGCTGCCGACGTTGCGCGCGGTGAACCGCGAGCGCTTCGGGTGCTACACCGAGGACCTGGCCGAGGTGCCGGGCGTGCGGCTGATCGTGCCGGGGCCGGGGGAGTATTCGAGCCACCATTTCGTGGTCGTCGAAGTCGATCCGGCGTCCGGTCTCGACCGGGATCTGATGGCGAAAGCGTTGCGGGCGGAGAACGTGCTGGTGCGCAAGCACTTCGATCCGCCGTGCCATCGGCTGGAGCCCTACGCGCACCAGCGCGTGCGGCGTCCGCTGCCCGCTACGGAGCGCCTGAGTTCGCGGGTGATGCAGCTGCCGACCGGGCTCGGGATCAGCGCGGAGGGCGTGCACCGGCTGTGCGAGCTGATCGCGGCGCTCGTCGAGCACGCGCCGCGAGTGCGGGCGCGGCTGGCCGGGTGA
- a CDS encoding nitroreductase/quinone reductase family protein, translating to MESQVRAKSGLLHAAMGLSVWLYRRSGGAIGGVLGGAPILLLTTTGRKTGRTRTRPVVYTEDDGRLVVVAARGGDDHHPAWWLNLRATGRASVQVGKDRFDVKAREAVGEERDRLWEKLVAVYPPYAEYADKTSRRMPVVVLERS from the coding sequence ATGGAAAGCCAGGTGCGGGCCAAGTCAGGCCTGCTCCATGCGGCGATGGGGCTCTCGGTGTGGCTGTACCGCCGCAGCGGCGGCGCGATCGGCGGAGTGCTCGGCGGCGCACCCATCCTGTTGCTGACCACCACCGGACGCAAGACGGGCCGCACCCGGACTCGCCCGGTGGTCTACACCGAGGACGACGGCAGGCTGGTGGTCGTCGCCGCCCGCGGCGGCGACGACCATCACCCCGCCTGGTGGCTGAACCTCCGCGCGACCGGCCGCGCTTCCGTCCAGGTCGGCAAAGACCGCTTCGACGTCAAGGCTCGCGAAGCCGTCGGCGAAGAACGCGACCGGCTGTGGGAAAAGCTGGTGGCGGTGTATCCGCCGTACGCCGAGTACGCGGACAAGACCAGCCGCCGGATGCCGGTCGTGGTTCTCGAGCGCAGTTGA
- a CDS encoding nuclear transport factor 2 family protein produces MPTQQDPGTEYPSIQNFYSRQMHLLDDGKVDEWAATFTEDGSFGANAHPAPFVGRSAIADGARKAHAALAERGVQRRHWLGMLAAEPRTEGGYRVRSYAQILETPRGGQTTVLMSTTCDDVLVRTSEGEWQVQSRAVRRDDLA; encoded by the coding sequence ATGCCGACCCAGCAGGACCCCGGGACCGAATACCCGTCGATCCAGAATTTCTACTCCCGCCAGATGCACCTGCTCGACGACGGCAAGGTCGACGAGTGGGCCGCCACGTTCACCGAGGACGGATCGTTCGGCGCGAACGCGCACCCGGCCCCGTTCGTCGGCCGCTCCGCGATCGCGGACGGCGCCCGCAAGGCGCACGCCGCACTGGCCGAGCGCGGCGTGCAGCGCCGCCACTGGCTCGGCATGCTCGCCGCCGAACCCCGCACCGAGGGCGGCTACCGGGTCCGCTCCTACGCCCAGATCCTCGAAACGCCGCGCGGCGGCCAGACGACCGTCCTGATGAGCACCACCTGCGACGACGTCCTCGTCCGCACTTCCGAAGGGGAATGGCAGGTCCAAAGCCGCGCCGTCCGGCGCGACGACCTCGCCTGA
- a CDS encoding SDR family NAD(P)-dependent oxidoreductase has translation MENTGHAALVTGGTSGIGLAVVEELAGRGIPAFLCGRTAGNVEKTVRALQEKGLPVAGRTADVRSRESVEELVAAATAEFGPISVLVNNAGRSGGGVTAEISDELWNDVIDTNLNSVFLLTRAVLSKGGMRELPSGRIINIASTGGKQGVPLGAPYSAAKSGVIGFTKALGKELAPTGITVNAVCPGYVETPMAQRVREGYAAVWGVTEDEVLSRFQAKIPLGRYSTPAEVAGMVGYLVSDSAASVTAQAMNVCGGLGNF, from the coding sequence ATGGAGAACACCGGACACGCCGCTCTGGTCACCGGCGGGACCAGCGGCATCGGCCTGGCGGTGGTGGAGGAGCTCGCCGGGCGCGGGATTCCCGCCTTCCTGTGCGGGCGCACCGCCGGCAACGTCGAAAAAACTGTTCGCGCGCTTCAGGAAAAAGGACTGCCGGTCGCCGGGCGCACCGCTGACGTGCGCTCGCGCGAGTCGGTGGAAGAGCTGGTCGCCGCGGCGACCGCGGAGTTCGGCCCGATCTCGGTGCTGGTGAACAACGCGGGCCGCAGCGGCGGCGGCGTCACCGCGGAGATCTCCGACGAGCTGTGGAACGACGTCATCGACACCAACCTCAACAGCGTGTTCCTGCTGACGCGGGCCGTCCTCTCGAAGGGCGGCATGCGCGAGCTTCCCTCCGGCCGGATCATCAACATCGCCTCGACCGGCGGCAAACAGGGCGTGCCGCTGGGCGCGCCGTACTCGGCGGCGAAGAGCGGCGTCATCGGCTTCACCAAGGCACTGGGCAAGGAGCTGGCCCCGACCGGCATCACGGTCAACGCCGTCTGCCCTGGTTACGTGGAAACCCCCATGGCGCAACGGGTTCGCGAAGGCTACGCGGCGGTGTGGGGCGTCACCGAAGACGAGGTGCTCAGCCGTTTCCAGGCGAAGATCCCGCTCGGGCGCTACAGCACGCCCGCCGAGGTCGCGGGGATGGTCGGCTACCTCGTGAGCGATTCCGCCGCTTCGGTGACCGCGCAGGCGATGAACGTCTGCGGCGGTCTCGGCAACTTCTGA
- a CDS encoding aromatase/cyclase: MPTQQLRTTTHHIEIAAPADTVYGLLADATRWPVYFRPNVHVERLEGTDRTERLQMWATAGGQVKNWISRRDLDPVKRTIGFRQEVFKPPVAAMLGEWQVEATGAAASALTLRHEFAAVDDDPDDFAWLTDVTNRNSTTELANVKALAERGDRLGELVFSFADEVTVNGSGEDVYEFLYRADEWPRRLPHVSRLDLTEDPDGVQTMIMDTRTKDGSTHTTESIRVCFGPDRIVYKQTVVPALMNAHTGEWTVVPDGDGVRVISRHTVEVKESAIASVLGADASVETARSFLRKALGGNSSATLALAKEFAEGRRG, encoded by the coding sequence ATGCCTACGCAGCAGCTGCGCACCACCACCCATCACATCGAGATAGCCGCGCCCGCCGACACGGTCTACGGCCTGCTCGCCGACGCCACCCGGTGGCCGGTGTACTTCCGGCCCAACGTCCACGTCGAGCGCCTCGAAGGCACCGACCGTACCGAGCGCCTCCAGATGTGGGCGACCGCGGGCGGCCAGGTCAAGAACTGGATCTCCCGGCGCGATCTCGATCCGGTCAAGCGCACGATCGGCTTCCGCCAGGAGGTGTTCAAGCCGCCGGTCGCGGCGATGCTCGGCGAGTGGCAGGTCGAAGCCACCGGCGCCGCCGCGAGCGCGCTCACGCTCCGGCACGAGTTCGCGGCCGTCGACGACGATCCGGACGACTTCGCCTGGCTCACCGACGTCACTAACCGCAACAGCACCACGGAATTGGCCAACGTCAAGGCACTGGCCGAACGCGGCGACCGGCTGGGGGAGCTGGTGTTCTCCTTTGCCGACGAGGTCACGGTCAACGGTTCCGGCGAGGACGTCTACGAATTCCTCTACCGGGCAGACGAATGGCCGCGGCGCCTGCCGCACGTGTCGCGGTTGGACCTCACCGAGGACCCCGACGGAGTCCAGACCATGATCATGGACACCCGTACCAAGGACGGCTCCACGCACACCACCGAGTCCATCCGGGTCTGTTTCGGCCCCGATCGGATCGTCTACAAGCAGACCGTGGTGCCCGCCTTGATGAACGCGCACACCGGAGAGTGGACCGTCGTCCCGGACGGCGACGGGGTGCGGGTGATCTCGCGCCACACCGTGGAGGTCAAGGAAAGCGCGATCGCGTCCGTGCTGGGCGCCGACGCCAGCGTCGAGACGGCGCGGTCGTTTCTGCGCAAGGCGCTGGGAGGCAACAGCAGCGCGACCCTCGCCCTCGCCAAGGAATTCGCCGAGGGCCGCCGTGGCTGA
- a CDS encoding class I adenylate-forming enzyme family protein, whose translation MAEPFVAVGPPLPPECPDGQAGGLLAEAARRWPDRPAIVAGDRTATFAELDAAADRFSRCLGDRLGSAGAAVAVTSSLDIDFAVAYYGVLRSGNVVAPLNPLLPPPVIAHNLASVSARLAVVTPEVAERIAQVRTQLPDLEDVLPLSDVATFDGESAAAEIAADAPACLLFTSGTTGAPKAVRLSHRNITVNAAQVRQAHQLGPDAVCVVNLPTYHPMHLNPALLAGATQILCPRPFGAVELAIRYGATHFYSMPAWLTRLAATDTNTAVPSLRMIASGGSALPADAAETLTARFGTPVFQGYGLAETSPLTHSDRPDAPVTGSVGFPVAGTECDVVDPDTGARLAAGEAGEVRVRGPQVMLGYHGRPDGEHLEAGGWFRTGDIGRISEDGRLVLVDRIKDVFKRDNWLVSPSAIERRLRAHAEVEDCVVVDVADRVAGAVAAAFVVLRAPAAEADLIAFANREAPAYEHLEFVEVLTEIPRSANGKVQRKELRAEMARRRGTASRRGALTGEGKP comes from the coding sequence GTGGCTGAGCCGTTCGTCGCCGTCGGCCCGCCGCTGCCGCCCGAATGCCCGGACGGCCAGGCGGGCGGCCTGCTCGCCGAGGCAGCGAGACGATGGCCGGACCGTCCGGCCATCGTCGCGGGCGATCGCACGGCGACCTTCGCCGAGCTGGACGCCGCCGCCGACCGGTTTTCCCGCTGCCTGGGCGACCGGCTCGGTTCCGCCGGGGCCGCGGTCGCCGTCACGTCCTCTTTGGACATTGACTTCGCCGTCGCCTATTACGGCGTGCTGCGCAGTGGAAACGTCGTCGCCCCGCTCAACCCGTTGCTGCCGCCGCCGGTGATCGCGCACAACCTCGCTTCAGTGTCGGCGCGGCTCGCGGTGGTGACTCCGGAGGTCGCGGAGCGCATAGCTCAGGTCCGTACGCAGTTGCCGGACCTCGAGGATGTGCTGCCGCTCAGCGACGTCGCGACGTTCGACGGCGAGTCCGCCGCGGCCGAGATCGCCGCTGACGCGCCCGCGTGCCTGCTGTTCACCAGCGGCACCACTGGCGCGCCGAAGGCGGTGCGGCTCTCGCACCGCAACATCACGGTCAACGCGGCGCAGGTCCGTCAGGCGCACCAGCTCGGGCCGGACGCGGTGTGCGTGGTGAACCTGCCCACCTACCACCCGATGCACCTCAACCCGGCGCTGCTGGCCGGTGCCACGCAGATCCTGTGCCCACGCCCATTCGGAGCTGTCGAGCTTGCGATTCGGTACGGGGCGACGCATTTCTACAGCATGCCGGCCTGGCTGACCCGGCTGGCCGCGACGGACACCAATACGGCCGTCCCGTCCTTGCGGATGATCGCGTCGGGGGGATCGGCATTGCCGGCTGACGCGGCCGAAACGCTGACCGCGCGCTTCGGCACGCCGGTCTTCCAAGGCTACGGTCTCGCCGAAACGTCCCCGCTCACACATTCCGACCGGCCGGACGCGCCGGTCACCGGATCCGTCGGATTTCCGGTCGCGGGAACGGAATGCGACGTCGTCGACCCCGACACGGGTGCGCGGCTGGCGGCAGGCGAGGCGGGCGAGGTCCGCGTGCGCGGACCGCAGGTGATGCTCGGCTATCACGGCCGGCCCGACGGGGAGCACCTCGAAGCGGGCGGCTGGTTCCGGACCGGCGACATCGGGCGCATTTCCGAAGACGGCAGGCTCGTCCTCGTCGACCGGATCAAGGATGTGTTCAAACGCGACAACTGGCTGGTCTCCCCGTCGGCGATCGAGCGGCGGCTGCGCGCCCACGCCGAGGTGGAGGACTGCGTGGTCGTCGACGTCGCGGACCGGGTGGCGGGCGCGGTCGCGGCGGCGTTCGTGGTGTTGCGGGCGCCGGCGGCCGAGGCTGACCTCATCGCGTTCGCCAACCGGGAAGCCCCGGCATACGAGCATCTCGAGTTCGTCGAGGTGCTCACCGAGATCCC